From the genome of Desulfitobacterium chlororespirans DSM 11544, one region includes:
- the purF gene encoding amidophosphoribosyltransferase, protein MREPWDDKPHEECGVFGIYAPEQEVARLTYFGLYALQHRGQESAGIAVSNGRDIQVHKGMGLVAEVFSERILKELEQDGKMAIGHVRYSTTGSSLLTNAQPLVVHYQKGMMALAHNGNLTNAGELREELAKEGAVFQTTVDSEVIVQLIARYGRGSLEDALVKTMLDLQGAYALVVAAEDKILGMRDPHGIRPLCIGQLEGRYVLASESCGLDTIGAEFVRDVQPGEIVTIDEEGLHSRQGFPAQKTTVCAFEYIYFARPDSTMDQLNVTESRRRMGVELAREYPVDADIVIPVPDSGMTAALGYAEESGIPFAQGLLKNRYVGRTFIQPTQEMREVAVRLKLNANAQVIKGKRVIMIDDSIVRGTTSSRIVELLRKVGAKEVHLLICSPPVLYPCYYGIDTAEREKLIATQLDREGIRDYVGADSLHYLSEAGVQRALGELSVCLACFNGDYPAGIPAGTREKWAEFKGKC, encoded by the coding sequence TTGAGAGAACCCTGGGATGATAAACCCCATGAAGAATGCGGAGTATTCGGTATTTATGCGCCTGAGCAGGAGGTTGCCCGTCTCACCTATTTCGGGCTCTATGCCTTACAGCACCGGGGACAGGAAAGTGCGGGGATTGCTGTATCCAATGGCCGGGATATCCAAGTTCATAAAGGAATGGGACTGGTGGCGGAAGTCTTTTCGGAAAGAATTCTTAAGGAACTTGAACAGGACGGAAAAATGGCCATTGGCCATGTCCGTTATTCAACCACAGGTTCTAGCCTCCTGACCAATGCCCAACCCTTAGTGGTTCATTACCAAAAGGGTATGATGGCTTTGGCTCATAATGGCAATTTAACCAATGCGGGAGAATTGCGGGAGGAATTGGCTAAAGAGGGGGCAGTCTTTCAGACTACTGTGGACTCGGAAGTGATCGTCCAACTGATTGCCCGCTACGGCCGGGGGAGCTTAGAGGATGCCCTTGTCAAAACCATGCTGGATTTACAGGGAGCCTATGCTTTGGTAGTGGCCGCAGAAGACAAGATTCTGGGGATGCGTGACCCCCATGGCATCCGCCCTTTATGTATTGGCCAGCTGGAAGGACGGTATGTTCTGGCTTCGGAAAGCTGTGGCCTGGATACCATCGGAGCGGAATTCGTGCGCGATGTCCAGCCCGGGGAGATTGTTACCATCGATGAGGAAGGGCTTCATTCCCGGCAGGGGTTTCCCGCCCAGAAGACCACAGTCTGTGCCTTCGAATACATTTATTTTGCCCGTCCCGACAGTACCATGGATCAATTGAATGTGACCGAGAGCCGGCGGAGAATGGGCGTTGAGCTGGCCCGGGAATATCCTGTCGATGCCGATATTGTCATACCGGTACCTGATTCGGGGATGACTGCCGCTCTTGGCTATGCTGAGGAATCCGGCATCCCCTTTGCCCAGGGATTGCTGAAGAACAGATATGTGGGAAGAACCTTTATTCAACCCACCCAGGAAATGCGGGAAGTAGCTGTGCGCCTGAAGCTCAATGCCAATGCCCAAGTGATTAAAGGAAAGCGGGTCATTATGATCGATGACTCCATCGTGAGAGGGACCACCAGTTCCCGTATCGTCGAATTGCTGAGAAAGGTGGGAGCCAAGGAGGTCCATCTGCTCATCTGCTCGCCGCCGGTTCTTTATCCCTGTTACTATGGCATCGATACGGCAGAACGGGAGAAGCTGATTGCTACTCAGCTGGATCGGGAGGGAATACGTGACTATGTAGGAGCGGATTCTCTGCATTATCTATCGGAAGCAGGCGTTCAGCGGGCTTTAGGCGAGCTGTCGGTCTGTTTGGCCTGCTTTAATGGGGATTACCCTGCAGGGATACCTGCGGGCACCAGAGAGAAATGGGCAGAATTTAAAGGCAAGTGCTAA
- the purB gene encoding adenylosuccinate lyase, with translation MIERYTLPEMGRIWTDEHRLELWLKIEIAACEGWAKLGRIPEDAVKVIRERAAFSWERVKEIEEITHHDVLAFTTNVAEYVGEEAKYIHLGLTSSDVLDTALSLQMVEAADILLAKLVRLEEVLKERALEHKDTLMMGRTHGIHAEPITMGLKFALWYEEIKRQISRLQFAREEIRVGKISGAVGTFANVEPFVEEWVCESLGLKADPISTQVVQRDRHAFYVTALAGVASSLDRIATELRNLQRTDVHEVEEPFAKGQKGSSAMPHKKNPITGERICGMARVIRSNAQTALENVALWHERDISHSSAERIILPDSTIALDYMLDKMIKLIQGLRVYPETMQENINKVVGLIFSQRVMLTLVEKGLSREDAYAWTQRNAMQAWETKEAFQSLVLKDQDIRKYLREEEIAELFDYSYHTKHVDTIFKRVGLL, from the coding sequence ATGATTGAACGGTATACCCTTCCTGAGATGGGGAGGATCTGGACGGATGAACATCGGCTGGAGCTTTGGCTCAAGATTGAGATAGCAGCCTGTGAAGGCTGGGCAAAGTTGGGCAGGATTCCGGAAGATGCAGTTAAGGTGATCCGTGAGCGGGCGGCGTTTTCCTGGGAAAGAGTCAAGGAAATTGAAGAGATCACCCACCATGATGTTCTGGCTTTTACCACCAATGTGGCGGAATATGTAGGTGAGGAAGCTAAATACATTCACCTGGGTCTCACTTCTTCAGATGTTCTGGATACGGCTTTATCCCTGCAGATGGTGGAAGCCGCGGACATCTTGCTGGCGAAGCTGGTACGGCTGGAAGAAGTGCTGAAGGAAAGAGCCCTTGAGCATAAAGATACCTTGATGATGGGGAGAACCCATGGTATTCATGCTGAACCCATCACCATGGGGCTGAAGTTTGCCTTGTGGTATGAGGAGATTAAACGCCAAATCAGCCGCCTGCAGTTTGCCCGGGAGGAGATTCGGGTGGGAAAAATCTCCGGGGCAGTGGGTACTTTTGCTAATGTTGAGCCTTTTGTGGAAGAATGGGTCTGTGAGTCCCTGGGATTAAAGGCGGATCCCATCTCTACCCAGGTAGTGCAGCGTGACCGCCACGCCTTCTACGTGACCGCTCTGGCTGGGGTGGCCAGCAGTTTGGACAGAATAGCCACAGAACTGCGCAACCTTCAGCGCACCGATGTTCATGAGGTGGAGGAACCTTTTGCCAAAGGACAAAAGGGCTCTTCGGCAATGCCCCATAAGAAAAACCCCATCACCGGAGAAAGAATCTGCGGTATGGCCAGGGTAATCCGCAGCAATGCCCAGACTGCTTTAGAGAATGTGGCTCTTTGGCATGAGCGGGATATCTCCCATTCCTCGGCTGAGCGGATTATTCTGCCTGACAGCACCATTGCCTTGGATTATATGCTGGATAAAATGATTAAACTGATCCAAGGATTGCGGGTTTATCCGGAAACCATGCAGGAAAATATCAATAAAGTAGTTGGCCTGATCTTCTCTCAAAGGGTCATGCTGACCCTGGTGGAAAAAGGACTGAGCAGGGAAGACGCTTATGCCTGGACCCAAAGGAATGCTATGCAGGCTTGGGAGACTAAGGAGGCTTTCCAATCCTTGGTGCTTAAGGATCAGGATATTCGGAAGTATTTACGCGAAGAGGAAATTGCCGAACTTTTCGATTATAGCTACCATACGAAGCATGTGGATACCATTTTCAAGAGAGTCGGGCTTCTTTAA
- the purE gene encoding 5-(carboxyamino)imidazole ribonucleotide mutase, translating to MNLVGIVMGSDSDFNVMEDAIKVLKEFGVNFEVKVSSAHRTLERTLNWVKEFEGQGGKVIIAGAGMAAHLPGVVAGATTLPVIGVPIRSGALEGVDALYAIVQMPPGIPVATVGINAAKNAGLLGVQMLANADDQLKEALHNYRVKMAQGVEEKDKALQEKLQK from the coding sequence ATGAACTTGGTTGGTATCGTCATGGGCAGTGATTCGGATTTTAACGTGATGGAGGATGCTATCAAAGTCCTGAAGGAATTCGGGGTGAATTTTGAGGTCAAAGTGTCCTCTGCTCATCGAACGCTGGAAAGAACCTTGAATTGGGTTAAGGAATTTGAAGGACAGGGGGGCAAGGTGATTATTGCGGGGGCAGGAATGGCTGCTCACTTGCCCGGTGTCGTGGCCGGAGCGACGACTCTGCCGGTGATCGGGGTGCCTATCCGCAGCGGCGCCTTGGAGGGTGTGGACGCCCTCTATGCCATCGTCCAGATGCCTCCCGGCATTCCTGTGGCAACTGTAGGGATTAACGCGGCTAAGAATGCCGGACTCTTAGGGGTTCAGATGCTGGCCAATGCTGATGATCAGTTGAAAGAAGCTTTGCATAACTACCGGGTCAAGATGGCGCAAGGGGTGGAAGAGAAGGATAAAGCTCTGCAGGAGAAACTTCAGAAGTAA
- the purC gene encoding phosphoribosylaminoimidazolesuccinocarboxamide synthase produces MEKGKMLYEGKAKKVYTTDQEGIYWVEYKDDATAFNGEKKGTIGDKGIVNNRLSALLFEVLEKTGIPTHFIELLNDREMLVRKLEMIPLEVVVRNIAAGSLAKRLGVAEGLNLSRPVVELYYKDDALGDPFVNESHSLAMGWAEQSDLKEIQELGLKINGELQKILDQAGIILVDFKLEFGKAEGKVYLGDEISPDTCRFWDKETQEKLDKDRFRRDLGKVEEAYAEVYRRVKEVLND; encoded by the coding sequence ATGGAAAAAGGCAAAATGCTCTATGAAGGAAAAGCCAAGAAGGTTTATACAACCGATCAGGAAGGGATCTATTGGGTAGAGTACAAGGATGATGCCACTGCGTTTAATGGGGAGAAGAAAGGGACCATTGGAGATAAGGGAATAGTCAACAATCGCCTTTCAGCCCTTCTTTTCGAAGTTTTAGAAAAGACCGGGATCCCCACTCATTTTATAGAGCTGCTCAACGATCGGGAAATGCTGGTCCGTAAGCTGGAGATGATCCCCTTGGAAGTGGTGGTGCGCAATATCGCCGCCGGCAGCTTGGCCAAGCGCTTGGGAGTGGCAGAGGGGCTGAATTTATCACGGCCTGTGGTGGAACTGTACTACAAAGATGATGCTCTGGGTGATCCTTTTGTCAATGAGTCTCATTCCTTAGCGATGGGTTGGGCTGAACAATCAGACCTTAAAGAGATTCAGGAGCTGGGACTGAAAATCAATGGGGAGCTGCAAAAGATTTTGGACCAGGCCGGCATCATCCTGGTAGACTTTAAGCTGGAATTCGGCAAAGCGGAGGGCAAAGTCTATTTGGGAGATGAGATTTCACCCGATACCTGCCGCTTTTGGGATAAAGAAACTCAGGAAAAACTGGATAAGGATCGTTTTCGCCGTGATCTGGGCAAGGTTGAAGAAGCCTATGCGGAAGTGTATAGACGTGTTAAAGAAGTCCTTAACGATTAA
- the purN gene encoding phosphoribosylglycinamide formyltransferase has product MRIGVLASGRGSNLQALIEAWKLGELNGELVAVGSDHEEAQALKRAVEAGIPHGAFPLSRFSSRQEQEKAILTWLREQKVELLALAGFMRVLSKEFLQDIQIPVLNIHPSLLPSFQGLHAQRQALDYGVKISGCTVHFVDEGLDSGPIIAQEAVLVLPGDTEDSLSARILEAEHRLYPEVVGWVAGGRIKRNGRIVVKI; this is encoded by the coding sequence ATGCGGATTGGAGTGCTTGCGTCAGGGCGCGGGAGCAATTTGCAAGCCTTAATTGAAGCCTGGAAGCTTGGCGAATTAAACGGGGAACTGGTGGCTGTGGGTTCGGACCATGAAGAGGCCCAGGCTCTCAAAAGAGCGGTAGAGGCTGGAATACCCCATGGTGCCTTTCCTTTGAGCCGGTTTTCTTCCCGCCAGGAGCAGGAGAAAGCGATCCTGACCTGGCTGCGGGAACAAAAGGTGGAGCTTTTGGCCTTAGCCGGATTTATGAGGGTTTTAAGCAAGGAGTTTCTCCAGGATATTCAGATTCCTGTGCTCAATATCCACCCCTCCCTTTTGCCCTCTTTCCAAGGGTTGCATGCCCAAAGGCAAGCCCTTGACTACGGGGTCAAGATCTCCGGATGCACAGTTCATTTTGTGGATGAAGGTCTGGACAGCGGTCCCATTATTGCCCAAGAAGCGGTGCTGGTTTTGCCGGGGGATACGGAAGATTCCTTGTCTGCCCGTATCCTGGAAGCTGAGCATCGTCTTTATCCGGAAGTAGTAGGATGGGTGGCCGGTGGACGGATCAAAAGAAATGGACGCATCGTAGTTAAGATATAG
- a CDS encoding phosphoribosylformylglycinamidine synthase subunit PurQ: MELQSVKRIYVEKKPGFNIEAQGLLQDIQENLGIKNLEDLRIVNRYDVAGITSAEYAQARRIIFSEPTVDWVYDEELKLSPQDRVFAMEYLPGQYDQRADSAAQCIQILTQKERPEIAAAKVMVLKGQITEAELERIKQYCINPVESREAGLDKPENLAFVPELPEDVEIIEGFTGMAQTELEQFYQGAGLAMSLEDLAFCQGYFRDEERREPTITEIRVIDTYWSDHCRHTTFFTQLQNIVIAEGKFAEPIRKAYEEYQESRELVYGEKAESRDVCLMDLAVIGMKELKKKGLLQDLDESDEINACSIVVNVDVDGRNEEWLVMFKNETHNHPTEIEPFGGAATCLGGAIRDPLSGRTYVYQAMRVTGSGDPRAKVEETLPGKLPQRKITTVAAAGYSSYGNQIGLATGQVAEVYDEGFIAKRMEIGAVIAAAPRENVVREAPKPGDVVVLVGGRTGRDGCGGATGSSKEHTTESLASCGAEVQKGNPPTERKIQRLFRNSKVSRMIKKCNDFGAGGVSVAIGELTDGLEINLDAVPKKYEGLDGTELAISESQERMAVVIAAENLEAFVGYADEENLEATLVAKVSEHPRLNMTWRGQTIVDISREFLNTNGVKQKADVSVLLPESSENYFRQLPQGVRSGQAASGAAAAGSSGASAGDMSLAGMALEDAWLANLQDLNVCSQKGLVERFDSTIGANTVLMPFGGKYQTTPAEGMVAKIPVESGDTRTATAMTYGYNPQCAQWSPFHGALYAVVEAVTKMVALGADYRSIRLTLQEYFEKLGKDPQKWGKPFSALLGAFYAQKKLGIPAIGGKDSMSGTFMDLHVPPTLVAFAVGVLNTDRVISQEFKQAGSQVVLVPARRDQDEVIDFEHLAGNYDKVHELIHGGKVLSSHTVKMGGMAAALTKMALGNRIGMKFSSPMAVADLFRTDYGSIILEVPATVELGDAFGEVRYMVLGSTQEKPAIELNGAEIFLDKALAIWEKPLERIFPTKTATVDQPQKISFEERNSQRPAIKLAKPRVFIPVFPGTNCEYDSERAFTKAGAVVETLVIRNLTPDQVEESIAGIVKGIERAQMVMLPGGFSAGDEPDGSGKFIATMFRNPRIKEAVMKLLKQRDGLMLGICNGFQALIKLGLVPYGEIVDLDEEAPTLTYNKIGRHVSCMVQTKVVSTLSPWFSGMELGAIHTIPVSHGEGRFVAGPDVVRKLMERGQVATQYVDHQGCPSNEVLYNPNGSYEAIEGITSPDGRVLGKMGHSERVGEGVAINISGNKYQPIFAGGVNYFRG, translated from the coding sequence ATGGAACTGCAAAGCGTAAAGCGTATTTATGTGGAGAAGAAGCCTGGTTTTAATATCGAAGCTCAGGGGCTGCTGCAGGATATTCAGGAAAATCTGGGCATCAAAAACCTGGAAGATTTAAGGATCGTCAACCGCTATGATGTGGCAGGCATTACATCTGCAGAATACGCTCAGGCCAGAAGGATCATTTTTTCCGAACCGACCGTGGATTGGGTTTATGATGAAGAACTTAAGCTTTCTCCCCAAGACCGTGTATTTGCCATGGAGTACCTTCCCGGTCAATATGATCAACGGGCGGACTCAGCAGCGCAATGCATTCAGATTCTTACTCAAAAGGAGCGTCCGGAGATTGCTGCCGCGAAAGTGATGGTTCTTAAGGGGCAGATCACAGAGGCTGAACTGGAACGCATCAAGCAGTATTGCATTAATCCGGTGGAATCCCGGGAGGCTGGCTTGGACAAACCTGAAAACCTCGCCTTTGTTCCTGAACTGCCTGAGGATGTGGAAATCATTGAGGGCTTCACAGGGATGGCGCAAACAGAGCTGGAACAGTTCTATCAAGGAGCAGGCCTGGCCATGAGCCTGGAGGATTTGGCTTTCTGTCAGGGGTATTTCCGGGATGAAGAGAGACGGGAGCCCACCATTACGGAGATTCGGGTTATCGATACCTATTGGTCGGATCATTGCCGCCATACCACCTTTTTTACCCAATTGCAAAACATCGTCATCGCGGAAGGGAAGTTTGCGGAGCCTATTCGCAAAGCCTATGAGGAGTATCAGGAGTCCCGGGAGTTGGTTTATGGGGAAAAGGCTGAGAGCCGGGATGTCTGTCTGATGGACTTGGCTGTGATCGGCATGAAGGAGCTGAAAAAGAAGGGACTTCTTCAGGATCTTGATGAGTCTGATGAAATCAATGCTTGCAGTATTGTTGTCAATGTGGATGTAGATGGCCGGAATGAAGAATGGCTTGTCATGTTTAAAAATGAAACCCATAACCATCCTACGGAAATCGAGCCTTTTGGAGGCGCGGCCACCTGTCTGGGCGGGGCCATCCGGGATCCTTTGTCCGGGCGGACTTATGTCTATCAGGCGATGCGGGTTACCGGAAGCGGCGATCCCCGGGCCAAAGTAGAGGAAACCTTACCTGGAAAACTGCCGCAAAGAAAGATCACTACAGTTGCTGCAGCCGGCTATAGTTCTTACGGCAACCAAATCGGGCTGGCCACCGGACAAGTTGCCGAAGTGTATGACGAAGGTTTTATCGCCAAACGGATGGAGATCGGCGCGGTTATCGCTGCGGCACCCAGGGAAAATGTGGTGCGGGAAGCGCCTAAACCCGGGGATGTGGTGGTTTTAGTGGGCGGGCGTACCGGCCGGGACGGTTGCGGAGGGGCTACAGGCTCGTCCAAAGAGCATACCACGGAATCCCTGGCCAGTTGTGGGGCAGAAGTGCAAAAGGGAAATCCCCCCACAGAGAGAAAAATACAACGCCTCTTCCGTAACTCTAAAGTCAGCAGGATGATTAAGAAATGCAATGACTTTGGCGCAGGTGGAGTATCGGTAGCCATTGGCGAATTAACCGATGGTTTGGAGATCAATCTGGACGCAGTTCCTAAGAAATATGAGGGCCTGGATGGTACGGAGCTGGCTATTTCCGAATCCCAGGAGCGGATGGCGGTGGTCATCGCCGCGGAAAACCTGGAAGCTTTCGTCGGCTATGCGGATGAGGAAAATCTGGAGGCCACTTTAGTGGCTAAGGTCAGTGAGCATCCCCGGCTGAATATGACCTGGCGGGGTCAAACCATTGTGGATATCAGCCGGGAGTTTTTGAACACGAACGGCGTGAAGCAAAAGGCGGATGTGTCTGTGCTGCTTCCGGAAAGCAGCGAGAATTATTTCCGACAGCTTCCTCAAGGGGTCAGAAGCGGACAGGCCGCTTCGGGTGCTGCCGCCGCTGGCTCATCAGGGGCATCGGCAGGTGATATGAGTTTAGCAGGAATGGCCTTAGAGGATGCCTGGTTAGCTAATCTGCAGGATCTGAATGTCTGCAGTCAAAAAGGCCTGGTGGAACGCTTTGACAGTACCATTGGCGCGAACACAGTGCTGATGCCCTTTGGCGGAAAATATCAAACCACCCCGGCCGAAGGAATGGTGGCCAAGATTCCTGTAGAGTCCGGAGATACCCGCACGGCGACAGCGATGACCTACGGATATAATCCCCAGTGCGCCCAATGGAGTCCTTTCCACGGTGCCCTCTATGCCGTGGTGGAGGCGGTTACGAAAATGGTCGCCCTGGGAGCCGATTATCGAAGCATTCGCTTAACTCTGCAGGAGTATTTTGAAAAGCTGGGCAAGGATCCTCAGAAATGGGGCAAACCTTTCTCTGCTCTCTTAGGAGCCTTCTATGCCCAAAAGAAGCTGGGAATTCCGGCTATTGGTGGTAAGGACAGCATGTCAGGGACCTTTATGGATCTGCATGTCCCTCCCACTTTAGTGGCTTTTGCAGTAGGGGTATTAAATACAGATAGAGTCATTTCTCAGGAGTTTAAACAGGCAGGCAGCCAGGTGGTTCTGGTTCCGGCAAGGCGGGATCAGGATGAAGTGATAGATTTTGAACATCTCGCCGGGAATTATGATAAAGTTCATGAGCTCATTCATGGGGGTAAAGTCCTGTCTTCCCATACAGTAAAAATGGGGGGGATGGCTGCCGCTCTCACGAAGATGGCCTTGGGCAACCGGATCGGCATGAAGTTCAGCTCACCGATGGCTGTGGCGGATTTGTTCCGGACGGATTACGGTTCCATCATTTTGGAGGTTCCGGCAACAGTCGAGCTTGGGGATGCCTTTGGCGAAGTCAGGTACATGGTTCTGGGCAGTACTCAGGAAAAGCCTGCCATTGAACTGAATGGAGCGGAAATCTTCCTGGATAAAGCCTTGGCAATTTGGGAAAAACCCTTGGAGAGAATCTTCCCCACCAAAACTGCAACCGTAGATCAGCCGCAAAAGATTTCTTTTGAGGAACGAAATTCACAACGGCCAGCCATTAAACTGGCCAAGCCCCGGGTGTTTATCCCTGTTTTTCCGGGGACGAATTGTGAGTATGATTCAGAACGGGCTTTCACCAAAGCCGGGGCTGTGGTGGAGACCTTAGTGATTCGCAATCTGACCCCTGACCAGGTGGAAGAGTCTATTGCCGGGATTGTCAAAGGGATAGAAAGAGCACAAATGGTCATGCTCCCCGGTGGTTTCAGTGCCGGGGATGAGCCGGACGGTTCCGGTAAATTTATCGCCACGATGTTCCGCAATCCCCGCATCAAAGAAGCGGTCATGAAACTGCTTAAGCAAAGAGACGGCTTAATGCTGGGAATCTGCAACGGGTTCCAGGCTTTGATCAAATTAGGTTTAGTGCCCTATGGGGAAATCGTGGATCTGGATGAAGAGGCGCCAACTTTAACCTATAATAAAATCGGACGCCATGTTTCCTGTATGGTGCAGACCAAAGTGGTCTCCACCTTATCTCCCTGGTTCAGTGGGATGGAGTTGGGAGCTATTCATACTATCCCTGTATCCCATGGGGAAGGCCGGTTTGTGGCCGGCCCGGATGTGGTCAGGAAGCTGATGGAGAGGGGACAAGTGGCCACCCAATATGTGGATCACCAAGGATGTCCCAGCAACGAAGTTCTTTACAATCCCAACGGCTCCTATGAAGCCATTGAGGGGATCACCAGTCCGGATGGCCGTGTCCTGGGCAAGATGGGGCATTCCGAGCGTGTGGGTGAAGGTGTGGCCATCAATATTAGTGGGAATAAATATCAGCCGATCTTCGCAGGCGGCGTGAATTATTTTAGAGGATAA
- the purM gene encoding phosphoribosylformylglycinamidine cyclo-ligase translates to MGYSYRQAGVDIDAGNQAVELMKPAVKRTVRPEVMGGLGGFGGLFALDLKKYPEPVLVSGTDGVGTKLKLAFQMNRHDTIGQDAVAMCVNDILVQGAEPLFFLDYLAVGKLVPERVAEVVGGIAKGCELAGCALIGGETAEMPGFYAEGEYDIAGFAVGAVNRPDLIDGSQIQEGDVLIGLPSSGFHSNGYSLVRKIFTPDLWEKDYPELGESLGEALIRPTRIYVKSVLPLIESRKVLGMAHITGGGLTENIPRILPEGLGITIDRSAWQVPALFTLLQKLGEVEEAEMLRTFNMGIGFVLIAHPQDVDFIQTQLQAAGEKCFVLGEVSGQSEGVSYL, encoded by the coding sequence ATGGGATATTCTTATCGGCAGGCCGGTGTGGACATTGATGCGGGAAACCAGGCGGTGGAACTGATGAAGCCTGCAGTAAAACGGACCGTTCGTCCGGAGGTTATGGGAGGGCTGGGCGGATTTGGCGGGCTGTTTGCCCTGGATCTTAAAAAATATCCGGAACCGGTTCTGGTCTCGGGGACGGATGGGGTGGGAACGAAGCTTAAGCTGGCGTTTCAGATGAACCGTCATGATACCATTGGCCAGGATGCGGTGGCCATGTGTGTCAATGATATATTAGTTCAAGGTGCGGAGCCTTTATTCTTTCTCGATTATCTCGCCGTAGGAAAACTGGTTCCGGAGCGGGTAGCCGAGGTGGTCGGCGGCATCGCCAAAGGCTGTGAATTGGCAGGCTGTGCCCTGATTGGAGGAGAGACAGCAGAGATGCCGGGCTTTTATGCCGAAGGGGAATACGACATTGCCGGTTTTGCCGTGGGAGCAGTGAATCGGCCTGACCTGATCGACGGTTCACAAATCCAGGAAGGGGATGTTCTGATCGGACTTCCTTCTTCAGGATTTCATAGCAATGGCTATTCTTTAGTACGTAAAATTTTTACCCCCGATCTATGGGAGAAAGACTATCCGGAGCTGGGGGAAAGTTTAGGTGAAGCTTTAATTAGGCCCACCCGAATCTATGTCAAAAGTGTCCTTCCCCTCATAGAAAGCCGCAAAGTTCTTGGTATGGCCCATATTACCGGGGGAGGTCTTACGGAAAATATTCCCCGGATTCTCCCTGAAGGATTGGGAATAACGATCGATCGCTCCGCTTGGCAGGTCCCGGCCCTCTTCACCCTTTTGCAAAAGCTGGGTGAGGTGGAGGAAGCAGAAATGCTGCGCACCTTCAATATGGGTATTGGCTTTGTGCTGATCGCTCATCCTCAGGATGTCGACTTTATTCAGACTCAGCTCCAGGCAGCCGGTGAAAAGTGCTTTGTCTTAGGAGAGGTAAGCGGGCAAAGCGAAGGAGTGAGTTATCTTTGA